From one Verrucomicrobiota bacterium genomic stretch:
- a CDS encoding BatA and WFA domain-containing protein, whose amino-acid sequence MSFTIIHQLFLWLLPLASLPILFHLFFRIKKRPRPFPSLMFFHRIDPKLSSRRRIMEYLILLLRTLLILFLLLALSKIVWFGAGSSGSIAMVVMVDNSGSMSGRFKGEQTKLKVAVDGAQALIASLQPKDSAGIVLLVEDVSVPLPPGLIADKTALKTGLSHIKETEASGSAAQALSRAVALLESSAATRYEIHIFSDLQEVEWTKSVSLRNPRAGTVVIVHRIPTQTDREGNASLVGVRLPERKILAGRKIPLTLDLANAGELEVRGRLNWSDDQGNKGLTEFNIPARSEKSAAMLLDPLNPGLHWVNVWFEGDSFAADNKASLAFSCMDKRLALFIGAREEFGLLPTALSPSGDGKFTGLVPDYVEPAAMNDAILDRKPVLLVIPWHNLPARQAERQTVQNFIEQGGNVLIVPSTSSADPARGATDWIGASTEPLIALEQGLPMLAFKPDAPVYADLRNTRGELVLRGLKAFKFLPLKVTEQVNPLMGLEDGRVLLAQRKKGKGTVFYSGVAMDPTWSTLPLKGGSLALLQNMALAGEEMPDLIVSLVAGERLVQVPEDSPAMEIKTISGSVIEWKGESANRPVFPRTGVYAVTAGKKMYCVAVRSSSKEGVRQFIASDKVPALAGLSYGVRNFSDAESVAAEARKMQSSLDTFLPFLLLALLALGVEGWLANQPPRKPTELSVSTMEQKLSSSPQRG is encoded by the coding sequence ATGAGTTTTACGATCATCCATCAGCTCTTTCTCTGGCTGCTGCCGTTGGCATCGCTGCCCATTCTGTTTCACCTGTTTTTCCGCATCAAGAAACGTCCGCGCCCATTTCCATCGCTGATGTTCTTTCACCGGATTGACCCCAAGCTCAGTTCGCGTCGTCGGATCATGGAATACCTCATCCTGCTCCTGCGCACCCTGCTCATTCTTTTCCTGCTGTTGGCGCTGAGCAAAATCGTTTGGTTTGGCGCGGGTTCCAGCGGAAGCATTGCCATGGTGGTCATGGTGGATAACTCCGGTTCGATGAGCGGCAGGTTCAAAGGCGAACAGACCAAGTTGAAAGTTGCGGTGGATGGGGCTCAGGCATTGATCGCCAGCCTGCAACCCAAGGATTCCGCCGGCATTGTGCTGTTGGTGGAGGACGTTTCGGTGCCGTTGCCGCCGGGCTTGATTGCGGATAAAACCGCTTTAAAAACGGGACTCTCGCACATCAAGGAGACGGAGGCTTCCGGTTCCGCTGCCCAGGCATTGTCCCGCGCCGTCGCCCTGTTGGAAAGCAGTGCCGCCACCCGTTATGAAATTCACATTTTTTCCGACCTTCAAGAAGTCGAATGGACCAAATCCGTCAGCCTGCGCAATCCCCGCGCGGGGACGGTGGTGATTGTACATCGCATCCCCACCCAAACGGATCGTGAGGGTAATGCCAGTCTGGTTGGGGTGCGCCTGCCTGAACGCAAGATTCTCGCTGGCCGCAAAATTCCCCTCACCCTGGATCTGGCCAATGCTGGCGAGTTGGAAGTGCGCGGACGGCTTAACTGGTCTGATGATCAAGGCAATAAGGGGCTGACCGAGTTCAATATTCCGGCGCGCTCGGAAAAATCAGCCGCCATGCTGCTCGATCCGCTCAATCCCGGGCTGCATTGGGTCAACGTCTGGTTTGAAGGAGACAGTTTTGCGGCGGATAACAAAGCCAGTCTGGCGTTTTCGTGCATGGATAAACGCCTGGCGCTGTTCATCGGGGCGCGCGAGGAGTTCGGACTACTTCCCACTGCGTTGTCGCCTTCCGGCGACGGTAAATTCACCGGCCTCGTCCCTGATTACGTTGAACCGGCGGCCATGAACGATGCGATTTTGGACCGCAAACCGGTGTTGCTCGTGATTCCCTGGCACAACCTGCCCGCACGCCAGGCGGAGCGGCAAACGGTGCAGAACTTTATTGAGCAGGGCGGCAACGTCTTGATCGTTCCGTCCACTAGTTCTGCTGATCCGGCGCGTGGGGCTACGGATTGGATTGGCGCCAGCACTGAACCATTGATCGCCTTGGAGCAAGGTTTGCCCATGCTCGCCTTCAAACCGGATGCGCCGGTGTATGCCGATCTGCGCAATACCCGCGGTGAACTCGTTTTGCGCGGCCTCAAGGCGTTCAAGTTTCTGCCCTTGAAAGTTACCGAGCAGGTCAATCCGTTGATGGGGTTGGAGGATGGGCGGGTGTTGCTCGCGCAACGTAAAAAAGGGAAGGGCACGGTGTTTTACAGCGGTGTAGCCATGGACCCAACCTGGAGCACACTGCCGCTGAAAGGCGGCAGCCTGGCGCTATTGCAAAATATGGCACTGGCGGGTGAAGAGATGCCCGACCTCATTGTGTCGCTGGTGGCGGGTGAGCGTTTGGTGCAGGTGCCCGAGGATTCTCCGGCGATGGAAATCAAGACCATCTCCGGCAGTGTGATTGAATGGAAAGGCGAATCCGCCAACCGCCCGGTGTTTCCGCGAACCGGAGTGTATGCCGTTACCGCCGGGAAAAAAATGTACTGCGTGGCGGTGCGTTCTTCCAGCAAGGAAGGCGTGCGCCAGTTTATTGCGAGCGATAAAGTCCCGGCGCTGGCCGGCCTGAGCTACGGGGTTCGTAATTTCTCAGACGCCGAATCGGTGGCCGCCGAA
- a CDS encoding DUF58 domain-containing protein yields MKTAAYKFLPPELADRLRNSGISVRRPMEGGRQGQHKSPHHGSSVEFADYREYTRGDPPNLIDWAVYARTDRYVIRRYQEETSMRAFVLLDTSESMNFKDEGIHTKMDYACYLAASFAYVLVSQSDSVGMMFFNDDIHRMFQPTGNLEGLRPLLLGLEDIQPSGRSKIEEAMHKVAEQVKSRSLIILISDLLNDTAGTLRGIRHLHHNGHEVTVMHVLDPAEIRLTFAGLVELKELETSHKLVVQADEIRDAYAHEVQRFIERLSKGCMDCLADYHLVETRKSIEDTMHMRVTRS; encoded by the coding sequence GTGAAAACCGCCGCCTATAAATTTCTGCCGCCGGAATTGGCCGACCGCTTGCGCAACAGCGGAATCTCGGTGCGCCGTCCCATGGAAGGCGGGCGCCAAGGGCAGCATAAATCGCCGCATCATGGTTCCTCCGTGGAGTTTGCGGACTACCGTGAATATACCCGGGGCGATCCGCCCAACCTGATTGACTGGGCGGTGTATGCGCGCACGGATCGTTATGTGATTCGCCGATACCAAGAGGAAACCAGCATGCGCGCCTTTGTCCTGCTGGACACCTCGGAGAGCATGAATTTCAAGGACGAAGGCATCCATACCAAGATGGATTACGCCTGCTATTTGGCGGCCAGTTTTGCCTATGTCCTGGTTTCCCAGAGTGACTCGGTGGGGATGATGTTTTTCAACGATGATATTCATCGGATGTTCCAGCCGACCGGGAACCTTGAAGGGTTGCGTCCGCTATTGCTTGGCCTCGAAGACATCCAGCCGTCCGGGCGCAGCAAGATTGAAGAAGCCATGCATAAGGTCGCTGAGCAGGTCAAGTCGCGCAGCCTGATTATTCTCATTTCCGACCTATTGAATGATACTGCTGGCACGTTGCGCGGCATCCGGCACCTGCACCATAATGGCCATGAAGTCACCGTTATGCATGTGCTCGACCCGGCGGAAATTCGCCTTACGTTTGCGGGATTGGTGGAACTCAAGGAGTTGGAGACCAGCCATAAACTGGTGGTGCAGGCGGATGAAATTCGCGACGCCTATGCGCACGAGGTGCAGCGGTTTATCGAGCGGTTGAGCAAGGGCTGCATGGATTGCCTGGCGGATTATCATCTCGTGGAGACCCGCAAATCCATCGAGGATACCATGCACATGCGGGTGACCAGAAGCTGA
- a CDS encoding AAA family ATPase, whose protein sequence is MPSLKYKLNDRVTQVNLKDRTRIGRSEANDLWIPAQSLSRHHAVVVREGDKFTLQDDGSTYGILVNGQVVRSMPLVEGAVFSLGEVEFTFSVAEAPAESAKATPIKVKIKGSEPVPETKPASSEPTPPPPMVTESKPEPKPELAKAETGKVPEPTVAATAPKPPTPPPAKAPEVKPMEVKLGGEIKLDNPTESIAKLNAAHKRILDEIGKIVIGQKPVLDEILTALFARGHCLLIGVPGLAKTLMVKALGSAIALDSKRIQFTPDLMPSDITGTDILEEDAVTGRRSFRFHKGPIFTNLLLADEINRTPPKTQAALLEAMQERRVTASGQTMDLPNPFMVLATQNPIEQEGTYPLPEAQLDRFMFCVHLRYPDLEDEQRVLLETTREVKWTIEQVLDGASIMEFQDLVRQVPVSEHVALYAMRIIRATRPDGEEAPDFIKRWVRWGAGTRAGQYLLLAAKARVLMQGRFSVSCADLRVHALPVLRHRIFCNFAAASEGVNTDDIVKKLLETVKEPDYSK, encoded by the coding sequence ATGCCCAGCCTTAAATACAAATTGAATGATCGGGTGACGCAGGTGAACCTGAAGGATCGCACGCGGATTGGCCGCTCCGAGGCCAATGATCTCTGGATTCCCGCCCAATCCCTGTCCCGCCATCATGCGGTGGTGGTGCGGGAAGGCGATAAATTCACCTTGCAGGATGACGGCAGCACCTATGGCATTCTGGTAAATGGACAGGTGGTCCGTTCAATGCCGTTGGTCGAAGGCGCAGTGTTCAGCCTGGGCGAAGTTGAATTTACCTTTTCTGTGGCTGAGGCACCGGCGGAAAGCGCCAAGGCAACTCCGATCAAGGTGAAAATCAAGGGGAGCGAGCCAGTCCCCGAGACCAAACCTGCCAGCAGCGAACCAACACCGCCACCACCGATGGTTACGGAAAGTAAACCGGAACCGAAGCCGGAGCTTGCCAAAGCCGAGACCGGCAAGGTACCAGAGCCCACAGTGGCGGCAACTGCACCGAAGCCACCCACCCCGCCGCCCGCCAAGGCGCCGGAAGTTAAACCGATGGAGGTCAAGCTAGGCGGGGAAATCAAGCTCGACAATCCGACCGAGTCCATTGCCAAGTTGAATGCTGCACATAAGCGTATTCTGGACGAGATTGGCAAGATTGTCATTGGGCAGAAGCCGGTATTGGATGAAATTTTGACGGCGTTGTTTGCGCGCGGGCATTGTTTGTTGATTGGGGTGCCTGGGCTGGCCAAAACCCTTATGGTCAAGGCGCTGGGATCCGCCATTGCGTTGGACAGCAAGCGTATTCAATTCACCCCGGACCTGATGCCTTCGGATATCACTGGCACGGATATTTTGGAAGAAGACGCGGTGACGGGGCGGCGCAGTTTTCGATTCCACAAGGGGCCCATTTTTACCAACCTGCTACTGGCGGACGAAATTAACCGCACGCCGCCGAAGACCCAGGCAGCGTTGCTTGAAGCGATGCAAGAGCGGCGCGTGACCGCGTCGGGCCAGACCATGGATCTGCCAAATCCGTTCATGGTGCTCGCTACCCAAAATCCGATTGAGCAGGAAGGCACGTATCCGTTGCCAGAAGCGCAGTTGGACCGCTTCATGTTTTGCGTACACTTGCGGTATCCTGATTTGGAAGACGAGCAGCGGGTGTTGTTGGAGACGACGCGTGAGGTCAAGTGGACCATCGAACAAGTGCTGGATGGTGCGAGCATCATGGAATTCCAGGATTTGGTGCGGCAGGTGCCGGTCAGTGAACACGTGGCCCTGTATGCCATGAGGATAATCCGTGCTACCCGTCCAGATGGCGAGGAGGCTCCGGACTTTATCAAGCGTTGGGTGCGGTGGGGCGCGGGAACGCGTGCCGGCCAATACCTGCTGCTGGCTGCCAAGGCTCGTGTCCTGATGCAAGGCCGGTTCAGTGTTTCGTGCGCTGATTTGCGCGTGCATGCCCTGCCAGTGCTGCGCCACCGTATTTTCTGTAACTTTGCCGCCGCCAGCGAAGGCGTCAACACGGACGACATCGTCAAAAAGCTCCTCGAAACGGTCAAGGAACCGGATTATTCCAAGTGA
- a CDS encoding DUF4159 domain-containing protein, with amino-acid sequence MKKRIALALVVLTGLELLAGENEWLVPLGPPPQAAPRRINGGEGVAPLPLPATPLRRSERKRDPSPPKLLTKVIWGDTAEYKFENGRAAQVADWNQCPADLQQIMQKASGTVGTPYGSEAMSLSAFHWDPIKSPVLFFSGSRTLKFSEKQLEQLRNYVLRGGMIIADNIAGSPYFYTSFKKSMEQAFPEIPWREMPYDHPVYHMMTDVDKVKYPKNNTSDKPMLEGLYINSRIGVLLSKYGMGCGWDDREVPFLQQAVYYDIPSANKLGVNIVSYAIGYANVARESSKPELFGTLDEKHPTDEFVFAQIKHEGAWNVHSGGAAALLRRMRQDTSIKVSLKRVPVLPGKDDISSYTFLYLTGLDNFYLDDAAVSSIRQFLNRGGTLFVNNGLGLRTFDIAAKRELRRILPDAELKVIPPSHPLYSSVYKIGEVHYTPAVQRLMPDLKSPLLEGITIGGDIKVIYSPFDIEMGWQGMDHPLAKGYDPESAAQLGVNMVMYTMTH; translated from the coding sequence ATGAAGAAGCGCATTGCCTTGGCGTTGGTTGTATTGACTGGCCTTGAGTTGCTGGCTGGTGAGAATGAATGGTTAGTGCCGTTAGGTCCCCCCCCTCAGGCTGCCCCGCGGCGCATCAACGGTGGTGAAGGCGTGGCACCACTGCCTTTGCCGGCTACCCCGTTGCGTCGTTCTGAGCGCAAACGCGATCCTTCTCCCCCCAAACTGCTCACCAAGGTCATCTGGGGTGACACCGCCGAATACAAGTTCGAGAATGGTCGTGCCGCCCAGGTTGCGGATTGGAACCAGTGCCCGGCCGACTTGCAGCAGATCATGCAGAAAGCCAGCGGTACCGTCGGCACCCCCTATGGTTCGGAGGCCATGAGCTTGTCCGCGTTTCACTGGGATCCCATCAAGAGCCCGGTATTGTTCTTCAGCGGGAGTCGCACCCTCAAGTTTTCTGAGAAACAGTTGGAACAACTGCGTAATTATGTGCTGCGAGGCGGCATGATCATCGCCGACAACATAGCCGGTTCGCCGTATTTCTATACCTCGTTCAAGAAGTCCATGGAACAGGCCTTCCCGGAAATCCCCTGGCGCGAGATGCCGTATGACCACCCGGTGTACCACATGATGACCGACGTGGATAAAGTGAAGTATCCCAAGAACAATACCTCCGACAAGCCGATGCTGGAGGGCCTTTACATCAATTCTCGCATTGGTGTGTTGCTCTCCAAGTATGGCATGGGTTGCGGCTGGGATGACCGCGAGGTGCCGTTCCTTCAACAGGCCGTTTATTACGATATCCCCTCCGCCAACAAATTGGGCGTGAACATTGTCTCGTATGCCATCGGTTATGCCAACGTTGCCCGCGAATCCTCCAAACCGGAGTTATTCGGTACGCTGGATGAAAAGCATCCCACGGATGAATTCGTGTTTGCCCAGATCAAACATGAGGGTGCTTGGAACGTGCATTCTGGCGGTGCTGCCGCGCTCCTGCGCCGGATGCGCCAGGATACGTCCATCAAAGTCAGCCTCAAACGGGTGCCGGTGTTGCCGGGCAAGGATGATATTTCCTCGTACACCTTCTTGTACCTGACCGGCTTGGATAATTTCTATCTGGATGATGCCGCCGTCAGCAGCATCCGCCAGTTTCTCAATCGCGGCGGCACCTTGTTCGTCAACAACGGTTTGGGGTTGCGCACGTTTGATATCGCGGCCAAGCGCGAGTTGCGCCGTATTTTGCCGGATGCCGAGCTAAAAGTCATCCCGCCCAGCCATCCGTTGTATAGCTCCGTCTATAAGATTGGCGAAGTACATTATACTCCGGCGGTCCAGCGTTTGATGCCGGATCTCAAATCTCCGTTGCTGGAAGGCATCACCATTGGCGGTGACATCAAGGTGATCTACAGTCCGTTTGATATCGAGATGGGCTGGCAGGGTATGGATCATCCTCTGGCCAAAGGGTACGATCCCGAATCCGCCGCCCAGCTTGGCGTGAACATGGTGATGTACACGATGACGCATTAA
- a CDS encoding Gfo/Idh/MocA family oxidoreductase, producing the protein MKTHTSTSRRSFLGLTAATLATVSMVGIAKSATAEKTRLPIGFMGVTHSHGLEKLKVIMASPDYELVGVCEPDEAARTLCEKLGAKLVTQTELLERSQVVAVESAVRDHARQAMLVLKAGKHVHVEKPAATNLEDMRTLIALAKEKKRLLQCGYMWRYHPGLNAMLEAMRQGWLGDVFLIRASIVNSLPAVRRGEWAEFAGGSMFELGSHLVDATVRFLGKPKSVTPFLRRHGRFNDDFKDNNVAVLEFDSAMAVLTNTSLQGASTPARAFEVLGTRGSAILQPIEPPELKFDFLAAVGPYQKGRQTVPLTYRRYEADFVELAAAMRGERALTVSLDQELLVQETVLRASGML; encoded by the coding sequence ATGAAAACACACACATCAACCTCCCGACGGTCTTTTCTGGGCCTGACCGCCGCCACGCTGGCTACCGTTAGCATGGTAGGTATTGCCAAATCTGCCACGGCTGAAAAAACGCGACTGCCCATCGGGTTCATGGGCGTGACCCATTCGCATGGATTGGAGAAGCTCAAAGTGATCATGGCGTCGCCCGATTACGAACTGGTTGGGGTATGTGAACCGGACGAAGCGGCCCGCACGCTTTGCGAGAAACTGGGAGCCAAACTGGTCACGCAAACGGAACTGCTGGAACGAAGCCAGGTGGTGGCCGTGGAATCGGCAGTGCGTGATCATGCGCGGCAGGCAATGCTGGTCCTGAAAGCGGGCAAACATGTTCACGTGGAAAAACCGGCGGCCACCAACTTGGAGGATATGCGGACCCTGATCGCCTTGGCGAAAGAGAAAAAACGTCTACTCCAGTGCGGTTACATGTGGCGTTATCATCCCGGTCTGAACGCCATGCTGGAAGCCATGCGGCAAGGCTGGCTGGGGGACGTGTTCCTGATCCGGGCCAGCATCGTCAATTCGCTGCCTGCCGTCCGCCGGGGTGAATGGGCGGAGTTTGCGGGTGGCTCCATGTTTGAACTGGGTTCCCACCTGGTGGATGCCACCGTGCGGTTCCTCGGCAAACCCAAATCCGTGACGCCGTTCCTGCGGCGGCATGGCCGGTTCAATGACGACTTCAAGGACAACAACGTGGCAGTGCTGGAATTCGACTCCGCCATGGCGGTCCTCACCAATACGTCATTGCAGGGAGCGTCCACCCCGGCACGCGCGTTTGAAGTGCTGGGCACTCGTGGCTCAGCCATCCTCCAGCCCATCGAGCCACCAGAACTCAAGTTCGATTTTCTGGCGGCAGTGGGGCCATACCAGAAAGGCCGGCAAACCGTGCCGCTCACCTACCGGCGTTACGAAGCGGATTTCGTGGAGTTGGCTGCCGCGATGCGCGGCGAACGGGCATTGACGGTTTCCCTCGACCAGGAATTGCTGGTGCAGGAAACCGTGCTGCGCGCGAGCGGCATGTTGTGA
- a CDS encoding sulfatase, whose translation MTHFVRYSVIAALVGIALALQAAQRPNILYIMSDDHAAHAISAYSGGRLNQTPNLDRIAKEGVRFDACFVVNSICTPSRATILTGKYSHLNGCPTFNRLDGAQPTVSKLLQAGGYHTGMIGKWHLGSDPTGFDYWNILPGQGRYNDPIFYDKAGARLYPGYVTDITTDLAIGFITNRPLDKPFFLMCHHKAPHREWTPDEKHRKQFENKVIPESPTLYDDYATRTDALHEQEQSVFRDLTRRDLKLTPPEDLKGPALAKWYNTKPMEVEIEVDGKKKTLTGDALNKWKYQRYLQDYLAVVQSVDDNVGRLMEYLEKNDLLKNTVVIYTSDQGFFLGDHGLYDKRFMYEESLKMPFMVRWPGIITPGSVQKAIAINPDFAPTFLDIAGLAIPSDMQGRSLVPLFKGEPPADWRAGMYYRYYHDPGHHNTRAHYGIRTDTHKLIYFWKKDQWECFDMIKDPMELKNIYQDPAAQPIVAKLKEQLYQLKKELKDEDQFAAQQPPDGVDGPPPAWAPDFTPPPGTVLPGAGKKKQAGAGSQ comes from the coding sequence ATGACACACTTTGTTCGTTACAGTGTAATCGCCGCACTGGTCGGTATTGCTCTGGCACTCCAAGCCGCGCAACGCCCCAATATCCTGTACATCATGTCGGATGACCATGCAGCGCATGCAATCAGCGCCTATAGCGGCGGGCGTCTGAACCAGACTCCCAATCTGGATCGCATCGCCAAAGAGGGCGTGCGGTTCGACGCGTGTTTTGTCGTTAATTCCATCTGCACCCCCAGCCGCGCCACGATCCTGACCGGCAAGTACAGCCACCTAAATGGCTGCCCGACCTTCAACCGTCTGGATGGTGCGCAACCGACTGTCTCGAAGTTGCTCCAAGCCGGCGGCTACCATACCGGCATGATTGGTAAATGGCACTTGGGCAGTGATCCCACCGGCTTTGATTATTGGAATATTCTCCCCGGCCAGGGGCGATACAACGATCCCATCTTTTATGATAAAGCGGGTGCGCGACTCTATCCCGGGTATGTCACGGATATCACCACCGATCTGGCGATTGGCTTCATCACGAATCGCCCTCTGGATAAGCCGTTTTTCCTGATGTGCCATCACAAAGCGCCCCACCGGGAATGGACCCCGGATGAAAAACACCGCAAGCAGTTTGAAAACAAGGTCATCCCGGAATCCCCCACCCTGTATGACGATTATGCCACGCGCACCGATGCCCTCCACGAACAGGAACAGTCCGTGTTTCGCGACTTGACACGGCGCGACCTCAAATTAACGCCCCCCGAGGACCTGAAAGGCCCGGCGCTGGCCAAGTGGTACAACACCAAACCCATGGAAGTGGAGATCGAGGTGGATGGCAAAAAGAAAACCCTCACCGGCGATGCCTTGAATAAATGGAAATACCAACGGTATCTGCAGGATTACCTGGCCGTGGTGCAAAGCGTGGATGATAACGTGGGACGGCTCATGGAGTACCTGGAGAAAAACGACCTACTAAAAAACACTGTGGTTATTTACACCAGCGACCAGGGCTTCTTCCTCGGTGATCATGGGCTGTACGATAAGCGCTTCATGTACGAAGAATCGTTGAAGATGCCGTTCATGGTGCGCTGGCCGGGAATCATTACCCCCGGCAGCGTTCAGAAAGCCATCGCCATCAACCCCGACTTTGCCCCGACGTTCCTCGACATCGCCGGTCTGGCCATCCCGTCCGACATGCAGGGCCGCAGCCTGGTACCCCTCTTCAAGGGTGAACCGCCTGCGGACTGGCGCGCGGGCATGTACTACCGCTACTACCACGACCCCGGTCATCATAATACCCGCGCGCATTACGGCATCCGCACGGACACCCATAAGCTTATTTATTTTTGGAAAAAGGACCAATGGGAATGCTTCGACATGATCAAGGATCCGATGGAATTGAAAAATATCTACCAGGATCCGGCTGCCCAACCCATCGTTGCGAAGCTCAAGGAACAACTGTATCAGCTCAAAAAGGAGTTGAAGGACGAGGATCAATTTGCTGCCCAGCAACCTCCCGACGGAGTGGATGGTCCCCCACCCGCCTGGGCACCGGACTTTACTCCCCCACCAGGAACCGTCCTCCCAGGAGCGGGCAAGAAGAAGCAGGCTGGGGCTGGCAGTCAATAA
- the ispD gene encoding 2-C-methyl-D-erythritol 4-phosphate cytidylyltransferase — MNAAVIVAAGKGTRMGPDRDKIFLELAGRPVIAHTWNRFDSAPCIDTIVLAVREGMQSAFQEIAAQYGFRKPYQIIVGGKERQDSVWNGIAALPAGTDLVAIHDGARPCVTHALIAATLQAARETGAAVAGQKITDTIKETEDGSVIARTVDRSRLWSVQTPQSFRVTVIKQAIRTAKAQGLNLTDDTAACELIGQPVRLVAGESPNPKVTVPSDLPYIELLLKNG; from the coding sequence ATGAACGCCGCCGTCATTGTTGCCGCGGGCAAAGGCACCCGCATGGGGCCAGACCGCGATAAGATATTTCTGGAATTGGCCGGACGCCCGGTCATCGCCCATACGTGGAACCGCTTTGATAGCGCACCTTGCATTGACACCATCGTCCTTGCCGTGCGCGAGGGAATGCAGTCTGCCTTCCAAGAGATTGCCGCCCAATACGGATTCCGCAAACCGTACCAAATCATCGTGGGCGGCAAGGAACGCCAAGACTCTGTGTGGAATGGCATTGCGGCTTTACCAGCCGGGACGGATCTGGTGGCCATTCATGATGGTGCGCGCCCTTGCGTCACCCATGCGCTCATCGCTGCCACCTTGCAGGCCGCCCGTGAAACCGGGGCGGCAGTAGCCGGACAAAAAATCACGGACACCATCAAAGAGACCGAGGACGGTTCAGTTATCGCCCGCACCGTGGACCGTTCACGGCTTTGGTCCGTGCAAACGCCGCAGAGTTTCCGTGTGACCGTGATCAAGCAAGCCATCCGCACCGCCAAAGCGCAAGGACTGAACCTGACGGATGACACCGCGGCCTGTGAACTCATCGGCCAGCCGGTGCGGTTGGTGGCGGGTGAATCGCCCAATCCCAAAGTAACCGTGCCATCCGATCTGCCCTACATTGAATTGTTGTTGAAAAACGGCTGA